Within the Arachis duranensis cultivar V14167 chromosome 10, aradu.V14167.gnm2.J7QH, whole genome shotgun sequence genome, the region GAGAATAACGATAAAAACACATTGGAATAGCTATTCTgaaattaccaaaaaaaaaagaaaattctaaTTTCGTCGTGTTCTTCTCTGTCCCTACCTCCGTCAGCCTCACCTGGCAAGCCGGCCGACCGCCTTCCGTTACATCCGGCCGGGTGTCTGTTCCGCTCATCTCGTCGGAAGCTCCACTCATCTCCGACCTCCCACTCTCTCTCTGTCATTTCCGAGGTACCGTGTGTGATATTCTTTTGCCATTAAATCCATTGATTTGAATTTCAACCTATCTATTGTTGACCGCAATTATGTAAATATGTTATCTACTATAATAATCGGTTGCTCTAGTGTTGTTTTGTTCCTAAATACCTAGGGTTTAATTTATACTCTCGTGGCCAATAAAAATCCTATATTACCATGTTATTTAGCTGCCTAGTCATGTTCTTTTAGTTTTATGATTCTACCAGTAAAGTTTAGCTGAGACTTCACAATTTTCcctaagctcttgagcctcatAAGTCATGGCTTCGATCCTGTTGTTTTCAACTTTGATATCTTTGATTCTGATGATTATTCTGTGTGCATAATAAGTTTGTTTTGCTTTTTGAGTATTTCTGTTGTCTATTCTCAACtgttagatttttaatttattgatatttgtTTTCACAGGGAAGCGATTTTCTTTTTGAGTTGTCCTGACTCCTGGGTCTTAAGTCAAAAATTGTCTTAATCTTATTGGGGATTAGGCGTAAAGAGATGCCTCGAGACGTATCGCGATCAAGATCGCCTCCCCATCGGCGTAGGCATTCGCCGTCTCCTATTGGACACAGGCATAGCAGGAGGAGCAGAAAAGACAGAAGTCGATCTCCTTATTCATCCTACTCTCATAGCAGGTGACGCCTTTTGTATGATTAATTGATTCGTTTTCTTTATGATAGAATACTGTATCCTTCATATTGAGTTAGAATTACGGAGGACTTTATGATTTACGATGTATTTGTTGCAAAATATGAATCTTAAACACTTATATTCATGGaaattttgtatcttttttcCCCTTATATTGTAAATTTGTAGAAGTAGGAATGATTTCAATTCATATTTGTTTACTATTGATGTTATCTCAAATGTTCAATGAATGCAAATTTCTGTATTTGGTATATTAGATTTGTTTTCAGGTTGGATGCTGAATGGACAAAACAAGGATATTAAACAGATGTAATATATATCTCCCAAATTTCAATTGACACTATAAACTTGAGAATATTGCAAGGTTTTTTTAAGTGGTTTGGGGTTAATTATGAGGTGATATGGGTAAAACGATGTGTTTTAGTAGGACTGTTTaccttttattatattaatttgtgAAAAAAGTTATGAAATTTAGGCTGCACTTGTTTTCATTATCATAAAAGGTTTCCTTTTTGCTTTTGTGTtttacatattatttttattttctttttcatattttgaaaaacatttttgctttttatttgGCACAAGTCACAACCATTGCCTTGTGACAGCAGTGGGGAGCTAGATTTCTTATTCTTTGTTTGGATTCTCCCTTCTATTCAGCAGCTTGGCCACTTAATGAGGACATTCTATTATGTTGAATGACTCATAGTTCTAATTTATAAGGATTAGGCATTTTTGTCATAACTGTTTGGTGTTGATGATGCTTATTTTCAgaaatttttattgggtttctttctttttgagggcttttctattgttatgtGGAGTTGTTAGTCTTCAATAACATTTATATACACCATAATAATATAGTGAAAAAGATAGGATATATGCCATCTATAACCAAATTAGAAGATCAGTTCGTAACTTGGGAAGTGAGAGATGTGAGCAGGTGGTGGGTGCTGATGATTTTTTATTGCCCTTGCTCAATTGTGACATTTGCTTCTTCATGTGGTAAAAAGATGGAGCACACAATGGTTAATAGCAATTGATGAGGTAACTGTATATGTTCTTGGCTTTAGTGTGGTAGACAGTGGGTAGGTGTTATGTTCACTTAATATATCTGTTAATTTGCACTAGTTCATTGCTTATGATCTTCTGTGTCATCATACAGGCGAAAAAGTCGCTCTATTTCACCAAGAGGCCACAGAAGCCGTTCCCCAACTCCGAGGCGCCATAGAAGTCGATCTTCAGCCACGAAACGATATAGAAGACATAGAAGCCGGAGTTCTTCGCTATCTCCTGTTCACAAGTCTTCCAGTTCAAGTCTTGGGTCAATAGAGCAGAAAAATGTTGTTGACAaacaaaggaaagaagaagagaagaaaaggtaGATGATTCATTTGTCATGAGTTCTAACTCTATTCCTTCTTCACTTATACTGGAGCTATGGCATAGGATGGAACTTATGATTTAGTGATTTACTAATGGATAGCTCCTTATGGTTCATGGTGATAATTTCAGTTCTTATGTGTTGCTTGTAATTCACTACTAGAAAATCGAGACCTTAAAATATTCTGTCTGAAAAACAAATGTGCATATTCCGGGTAAGACAACTACTTCctggaaaaatagaaaaattgaaCACGAATGTTACCACTGTAAACCTTTGTAACTGTTTCTAATTCTTTGGTGAAAGAGATCTGGTCATCTCAAATTTCCCCGGTAGAACTATTTCAGAATTCTGCTGTTGACATCCTCCACTTTTGTGGTCTAATTGTCCTTGCATCTAAATTTTCTTAATAGATTTGACTTAGGATATTTGCATTTTAGAACACAAAATCTTTTCCTAGGTTGAGCTATGGAATACTAAGTTTTGCTCTTTATCCTCTCTCACGATGCACTTCCTATGTGACCATAGTGATTTGTTGACTAGTTTATGATTCGAGTCTGTAAAAGAAGAcaaaattacataaaataatagGATATTGAATCTCTTTTTTCATCAGATTTCTCATGAGGCAGTGTTTCTCTCTGTTTTGAGAATTAACACGTGCTTTTTGCAGGGGATTTCTCTCACTAATTTTGATCCTCTCCTACTCTAAAgctttctaatttattttcctCTGTATGGTCATTTGGTTGTTCTAATAGGATTTCTTatcctttctccctttttttctaaatttttttgactCGCAGAAAAATTAGATTGCATCCCTCCTTTAATGTGATAAGGTCTATTATTGATCTTTTATCAGTGGGCTGTGGTTATATTTTAGGGTTGTATAATTGATCTAATCCTGTAAGCCACATCTAAGGTTCTAGGAATTGGACTTGCAGATTAGTTACCCATGTTCAGGTAGTTTGGTTATGGTGTTCCTTTAAGTGAAGCTTTTCCTTTTGGCATAGTTGTCATTTAATGAGTTTCTCTCTGGCTCAACAGAGTGAATATTATTTTCAGTAGGATGAACATatgatttttataaatttttctgaTGCTTTTGGCACAACTGTCAAAAGAGAAGACCTATGTTAAACAACTAACTTGTGAAAGATGTTTAGTGTAAAAGTTCCAAATATTTCCATGATTAGTTTAAAATTTCAGCAGGTTACTTGAATTTCGTCTCCACGGGCTTGTCTGAAGGAAGGTACTGCTATAATTCAACTTGTTATGTTTGATGATCAAATTGGCTAATGGCTGCCTCATTTATCTACTGTTCACCAGTTTTGAAACTGATTTGTTTGGATCAGGATCCAATAGAGGTATGCCTTAAAAGCATAACCGTTTTTTTGTGCATTTGTCGTCATGGAGGTTAGTTTGCGATTGATTGTGGTTTTCATTAAGTAATTTAGGAAAgggtagaaagaaaaaaaatgaagaaaagccTAGTGTCCAGCTGTAGTCCTTAGTTCTGTATGATGGAAAACATGAGTTCACTTTTGTGTGGCATTCTCTTCTGTTTGAGTGGCCATTTTCATGCTTAACATTTTGTATGTTTTCACAGGCGTCAACAGGAAGCGGAATTGAAATTAATAGAAGAAGAGACTGCAAAGAGAGTTGAAGAAGCCATTCGTAAGAGAGTTGAAGAAAGCTTGAACTCCGAGGAGGTTCAGGTCGAGATTCAAAGGCGGTTGGAAGAGGGACGAAAGAGACTAAATGTTGAAGTCACAGCccaacttgaaaaagaaaaagaagctgCTGTTATTGAAGCTAAACGGAAGGAGGTATATCATATGTGTTTCTAATCACTCCACCTCTGTTGTGCTTTCCCTGCTTTGGGAAAATAATTAATAGGATGTACTCAAGACTTAGTTCATTTTACATCATTAGCATATTATATAGGTACCATTTTAGGGCCTTGGTGTAACATTAATTCTTGTGATGCCTAAAGTTCTATGTCTGCATTGCACTTTGAAGTCATGTGGAAAACTTGTTAGATTATGTATGTTTCGGTGCAGGAACAAGCtcggaaagaaaaagaagaactcGAGAGGATACTTGAGGAGAACAAGAGGAAGACCGAAGAAGCTCAGAGAAGAGAGGCTCTAGAGCAGCAGAGGAGGGAGGAGGAACGATACAGAGAGCTCGAAGAGTTGCAGAGGCAGAAAGAAGAGGCCATGAGAAGGAAGAAACAAGAAGAGGAGCAGGAACGTTTGAACCAAATAAAGTTGTTGGGTAAAAACAAATCCCGACCCAAGTTGTCATTTGCTCTAGGATCCAAATGACTTTGGCAATTTACCTTTGAGTCTATTATTTGGCCTGAACTCGTATTCGGCTTTTGTAATTTTGATGAAACTTTGTAGCCTCCTCTGCTCCTCATGACACCTTTGTATCTGATTAAAACATTGAATTAGATTCCTCCATTGCCCCCAcctagtttttttcttttctttttttttttttgggtcagaTCCCCACCTAGTTTGTCatatattttgtgtctttgatggtctcttttttcttttttctgttgGGAAATGATGCTCACTATAGATGAAAGGGGGCAACATATGTCATTGATTGGGCTAATAGGCCCATTGGGCTTGATAAAATTTTGTTTCTGATGGCAGCCTTTACATTCATAAGCGGAGGGAACAACATAGTGTTCCTGTTTTCTCCCCGAGAATTTTGTTAGATCACAAAGACAAAGGGTATGACTAAATAAAAATACGGTGAGAAGTTTTATGaataaactctaattttatatgtcaaatttatttataaaaaatttcaccaCAATTTTCTTCCCAACAAAATACCACTAACAAGAAAAGCTGCAACCCTACTGAATCAGTTGAATCTCTACATGGAGCATGACCACACTGTAAGGTTTCATGCTATGTAATTATCATAGAATTGAGGTGGTTGCCAAGGTTCCCTGTACAATTTGCATTTTACCTCTCAAACAAAACCAGAGAATATGTCCTTTCATGTGTTTTCACATGACCATATCTAGAGATATATATTCACAATCTTAAAAATGCTGTTGTGTTCTTATTATAATACATAGTTAGATCCGCCACGTTTAATCTATTGTTATCCCGCTCCATTATAAGATGAAAATCCATACACCTTTCTATATACTTGAAAAAGCACAATCATAtttgaaaatcatttttaataaatactgtAATACTAGCACTACATTGCAACAATGCAAAAGAGAAAGTAACGAAAAGGCAATCGAATACTAagaaattgaaatagaaatggGAAATGAAAGTAGGGGAATGATGAGGGTAAGATTGGGTGTGAGGGTGtcagaagagaagagaagtgaAAAGTTTTTGGTGACCCACATGCATGCATGATGATGTATCATCATTAACATATAATTGCCAAGACGAGTTGACCCTGACAGTTGAAACCAACCAGAGAATGCCACGTAGAGAGACAAGGTACGTGGACCCCCCAAATGGAGAAAAGAGACAGAGCAGATGAGTGCATTGAATTCAAGGTGCAGTGCCCGATGCATGATGCATGATGCATGCTGAATTCTGCACTCTGCATTATGCTGTCGTCTCACTCTCACGTGGTCCACTCTTGTCCGTCCATTGTCGTTGACTCCTCTCTCTTCTATTCAATGACCTTTCTCTCTATTCAATTCACCTCTTTTACGGACACACAAATATTTGTCAAAATGttgaaattcagaattcaatttCATATGAAATTGCTAGTCGagaatttttacataaaaatttaatcaaatcagttaaattatttaacgatttttaattattaatttcatataaaGTGTCAAAATTATTCACCTCTAAAAactttgtataaaaaatatataaaaatttatatatttgtagGCAAAGGTGACGAGTTTAATGTTAACCAgttataatttaagaaaaaacatgggtagaaaataaaaatattaaataatgtgaataatagatatatcggaTATTCAATTTACTAAGTGTGCAGATAGTGagtctaatattaagatttaagtgGGTAATTTAGGGGTGcggtatgtttttattttattgagccAATTTTAGAGCTCATTGTTCACATATAGTTCACAAAAGTTGTTGTCTACTTAGTAAAGtccataatttaaataatatactcTCTATATTCATTTAAAAGTTACgagttcaaatcttatttttaatttaaaaaaaaagtgacgGGTTTAATTAATGTGTTCTATATAAGAGTATATATATTAAAgttattgttaataaatattttttaattttttaataaatatataataaatacatttaaaaataaattttatatatttattataataataattaataatttgaacATTTATCTTCTTATGTTACCTAAATCTAAAGAAGATTATAGTATTTTGATTGATATCTTTAAATCCTTACTCTAACAAGAGATTTGTTAGATTATATTATATTGTagttatcaatatatatttatatttatataaagatgatttaaatacttaaaTTTGGTTCGATAAAATTTGTTAAAGAGTTGTTCGCGCTATTTAATAAAGTATTAGCATTTTGTTTTgcacttaataataaaaaaatctttttaaaagttaaaagtattttttaaaacatctgaaaatatatctttttaaattagttgtatctatcaaaattaaaaactttaatataatttcatatatgTTTGTTATGGtcctttaaaattataaatttattttaccaaacaattattattatttattaaaaattatttttagtttgatCTATTAAAGATAAGTGCTATAATTTTTAGaagaatatttttcaaaaatcaattttgatgaactacttttgaagaaaaaaagctGAACCTTAAATTAACTACATGTTTTTGTTAAgtctttgtaaaaaaaaaaaaagtcttaaGTTTGATATTTGTATATATTGAAACAAAAGGATGAATTAATCATTTGTTTTATgaataagttttattatgtgTGGAATTCAAAGCCGTAACTAGTTCCTCATTTTTTGTTCCTTCAGTTTATCTGCATGATAACTTTAAAGAAgtcaaataaatacataaatacacaaaggtttaatttaaaatcaacataaatatattcttttaagtttggtatgataaagttttaactttttaaaatattttataaaaattagtttttaaaaaattatttttaaaatttgtaacatttatatttgataaatcaaattgaaattACTTTGAATAAGTTGAAAcaacaataattatatttggtaaaataatttaaaatttaaaaatactaaaataaacataaaNNNNNNNNNNNNNNNNNNNNNNNNNNNNNNNNNNNNNNNNNNNNNNNNNNNNNNNNNNNNNNNNNNNNNNNNNNNNNNNNNNNNNNNNNNNNNNNNNNNNNNNNNNNNNNNNNNNNNNNNNNNNNNNNNNNNNNNNNNTCTACCCTAagaattatttatcttttaaaagctacaaatataaatatattatcttttttatttatcaaacataaaattaaaaaaaatcacctctttaaaaaatattactaaactaagccctatatatatatattaggatttcttttgataattgatatttcatcattttaaaccaaatttaattttgaaacacTAACGTCTTCTCTTTTatgatatatatgtatatatcatgtcaaataactttaattttgttataaattatattaattaaattgcatatatatatatatatagggaaGTAGCTAGGTACAATCTTTATGCTAAAACATCCAGAAAAAAGAACATATATGGTGAAAGATTATATTTGATAAGATTAATATTTGAGAagggaaaaagagagagagatccattttcataaaaatatatacatatcaaCGGTTCAAAATGCTGTTAGGATGAatatatacatttatttatttggtaATTTTACATGTacaaacattttttaatttgatcaaGTTGATATAAgtccaattaaaaaaagtatttatatcatattttttttgtatttttttaacataaaaatttttacaCACAATACAAatttactaatataatataaaaaaattacataatataaaaaattttatatataacacATAAGTTTTATTAcgaatatattttattagttgagTGAGATAATGTTTTAGAAATgtggttttttaaaaaatattatgcgctagttttttaaatatatataaaagaagaagaaaatgaatatGATACGAccatcaaaataaaagaagataaaaaagaaaaagaagaaagagaaaaaaaatgacgACATTAACATTGAAATAGCGTGCATATAACAAATTACTTGGTTTagaaattgtttttttttttgaaaatagaaaaattcaaattcgcgatatctttttttttttttgacaatatCTTAGATAAACCATTTGCGTTGTGTaactttttgttatttatttatatatgttaaataaaaTTAGGTAAGTTTAATGGCCATATATAGGTCTTAAACAAATATAGAGATGGATTACATGATGTTGCATGATCTTTGTTAGCAGAGATTTAAATTAAAGTAAGAATAAAGAATGGAAATTTGATATTCCAATTAGGTTGGCCTTATTGAAAGAGAGTATATTTGGCAAAAGATGCCAAAATAGAGAAAGACGCGAGAGCCCTTAATCACGCCACCCATGATTTGATCGATAACCTTAACCTATTAAACAAAACCAAACCCTTACTACTTCACCCCACTTCCTAGGTTTTATATATCCCTCTTCCCTCCCCCTTTTTCTTTGCTTCTTCATctgcttctcttcttctctctctctccctctctagcTCTTTCTTTCTCTCGAGAGAGAGATGAAAAAATAGCTAGGTCTTCCATGGTTGGAAATAAAAATGGGAGATTGAGGTTGATGGGAATGTTGTTTGGCTCGAGGTCACTTATATACCCTTTATAGTGAGATCTCGGACCAGGCTTCATTCCCGTCGACTTGATCTCTCTCgctctctctttttcattttcgaTCTCTCTTCCTAAGACGAAAGACGAAGAGAGATCCAATCTCCCTTGAGGGATGATGCATCATGATTGTTAGggcaattatttttcttttatttcttactTACAAGTTAGAGGAATTTgggttttaaaaatttgaactaCTAACATTATAAATAAGATCAGTTTACATTGGGAATAATATAGACATAGACATGATTAATTAATTGCATGGAAGAAACATGAAACATTTATCTAGCATTATTCCAGCGAGTTAAGATCGATCCATCACAAAAGATAGATGTTGTTTTGACCTTGATGATCATGCTGTTACTGTGTTTTCAGTCAagtatattatatgtatatggctgaataaaaaattgttttactTGCATTATTGGTTATTATTATATCATGATTGCCTGGTGATTATTTATTAATCTAGTGTAtgtggaaaattttttttatttattttaaataaagtgAAAATTAAGATGCACTTAAACTTTATGTAAAGTTGATAATGGAGAgcgttaaataataaattatttaataatttttccgtcattaaatttatgaaattaactGCACCTAAGTTTCAACCTTTAAATAACAATGTGTGCTGGAGATTAGATCAGAGAAACCCAATGCAAGGGAATTTGAAATTCTGTAAATATTTGTCAGGCTAGAATCTTTAGGGTTTCAGTTCCATGCCTGCTTTTATTTCCTTGCTTTCAAGTTTCAGCCTACCCTCATTATTTCTGGTAACTACTGTTTACTAGCATGGTAGCAATCTACCATTaccttcatatatatataatatatcatctttctttttctatgaaTCAGTAGACTATTTATTTCTTATTGTACTTATTAATTAGTATATTTGtattatgtttttaattcattttaggTGCTGCTGTTGCCTTTTTCATGGGGAATGCCTGGATCCAGTTTTATTTTGGCTACATGCTTGGGTTCCAACTTCCAAGACACAAGATTAGTTTTAGGGATTTAGAACAGAGTGATGGATATAGCACACAtatttttttctcccttttttcttgttattattactggttattatattattccttaattatttttttatttttttatcaaaagatagaaaattcgaactcgCAATCTCTTAAATGAGTATGTGAAGATTATGccatttgaattataactcattgccccttaattatttttcttgtttcttcaaatttgaaattttatgtaTAATGTAGCAGTCATGGATATGGAGATGTGGATCAGTTTGACTTTTAAATAAACCTGTAAATCAATATGAGGAACTAATTTTTATTgcacctaatttttatttttactaatgcGATATTACTTAATTAAGTGCACGTGTAGATGTAAATTAATTTGaggaattaatttttagttaattaatattaattaattttagtatttaaatttataatttaaaatttaacataaataaaataattataaaaaaggtTCTGATATTAGggtgacaaaaataatataaaaaaaatttgttatcaaATAAATTAGCAGTGAAAATTCAAATACAGTTaatttatgtgaagttgataaatAAGAATAGTTTCTACCTAAGTTAATAACCCTACCTCTTTAGTAGGTCTTTACTTTAGTGAAATATTAGTTCATGTGAAATCATTCCGtcaccaaattaattaaattacccTAATCATTTAGTGTCTAAAATCCATGAAAACTGAAAGCATATTAAATGGGTAATAATATACATTTCGAAAACAATGTTATGCAAAGTATACCATAGCTTTAAATGATCATATATATTAAGTTCAAGAATAAATGTGCCATGCCCAAAGCTAGATTGTAACAGACTACACCTAGAACCCTAGCTAGGTTGGTTTTGTAATTGGATTATAATTAAGATGTAAATCTCTTCAATAAGGAGATTCTAGaatgaaaattatttaagaGTAACAAGCTGGAAGTAACTAAAGTTTCATCGTAACTGCAACATTTCTTATGCAAAGGAATCTGTATTCCTTGTCTTAtatgcattattttttaattatacattGAAATGCGGTTAATAACTCTGCGCTTTTTTATATAATGCAATTCATCTGAGCAGCTACGGACAAGGGTACACTGCCACAATATAtacattcaaaaaattaattccGACTGTATGATTCTCTcaagttttgatttaatttgtttCTCATGAGatctaatttatttcaaatgCACATATGACAGCTGCATCttatatttgaataaaagaaataacaaaaaaagttgAATATgtaattaaagaaaattgagTTTGCATCGTAATATAATCTATTTAATTAGTATGAAATTCAAtggtttcttttgttttctaatGGACAATTtaatagattaaaaattaatttatcacaaattcaaattttatttaagagtttattattagtcaataaattgttgtatatataaattaggaTTCGATTTCTTAATACTTGTTTAAGAAGACGAGTCAATTAACCAATCGAATCACTCAAGTTACTTTGAAATTAAGCTTTTTCTAGTTATGTATGCATGAAATAATCAACAAAttgtaaaattactttaaaatccGTAATAACTAATTAGATGTTATATTTGTCTCTAAGTAAATTATCCGATATTATGGAGTCAAGAGGAGTAGTCTAATTGGGAAGGATAATGTCCAAGATGATAAAGCACTCAATTGGTGTAATGGTGTTGTTGACAAAGATAGCATATTGAGATCACAGATTAAATGAGAATATTATGTTAGGGactcaataaaaattaacacatatatcatttatattaataaaagaaaaaatataggtagAGAATGAAAACACTAAACAAAGAATATATTTATCactggccaatgggttgctgcatgcacaaggcgggattcaaacccccgacacttgtttaagcggactagtgagctaaccactagaccaacccaacttggttatagtatgttttaatttgaTTGGTAGTTGTTCATATTGTTCGAAAAAATTTAGTTACTTAATATTCGTTGTCAAATCGAGACatttaaaaacattaaaatggaataaaaggaaaaaggaatTCTATAAGTAACACACTATTCGTTATTATCGCCTAAAAATATTACTGATTTAGACATCCAAATATTTTTGCAGGTTGTCCTCCCAACTTGATTTTAACATCGTTAaattaagattttgaatttttttagctCGTGAACTCATCAAAAAGTACGAACAGTGTTATATAGCAGTTGGTATCTAATAAAATATGGGTATCTAGTATTTTGAGCTTGTAACTTTAGGTAGAACTACTTTAATGCTTATGTTTATGGTATGTTTGTGTTGGTTGGATCTTATTTTGCATTTTCAGAGTTTGTTCATTCAGATAtttcctttaaaaaaaagattaaactgCCACGTTAAGTGTGAGGTAACTTTATTTCATTTCATTATTTCAAACATGATGCATGAAGGCATATACTTTTCTTGGCAAGACAAACATAACAAACTCttgcaatttatttatttaattttgtaatagGACCAAGATTGTACAACAGCAAGAACCTGAACCAGATAATTCTGGAAGAAGAATCATGTGAggaacaataaaagacaagttattataaataaaaatcagCAGGGAGTTTGTGGGAAAACTTTGTTTTGTGAGAAATTGATGAAACGTTGAGCATACAAGTTAGGTTGAACTACAGATATTGTGAGAGGGTCAAATTTGATGGATTTGTATGCattctcaactctttttctgaGATTGTATGCTTGCAATATATCAATGATTCCCATGTACAGCACTACATCATAAACCTCAAATaactctg harbors:
- the LOC107468802 gene encoding uncharacterized protein At1g10890 isoform X1 — its product is MPRDVSRSRSPPHRRRHSPSPIGHRHSRRSRKDRSRSPYSSYSHSRRKSRSISPRGHRSRSPTPRRHRSRSSATKRYRRHRSRSSSLSPVHKSSSSSLGSIEQKNVVDKQRKEEEKKRRQQEAELKLIEEETAKRVEEAIRKRVEESLNSEEVQVEIQRRLEEGRKRLNVEVTAQLEKEKEAAVIEAKRKEEQARKEKEELERILEENKRKTEEAQRREALEQQRREEERYRELEELQRQKEEAMRRKKQEEEQERLNQIKLLGKNKSRPKLSFALGSK
- the LOC107468802 gene encoding uncharacterized protein At1g10890 isoform X2, whose amino-acid sequence is MRRKSRSISPRGHRSRSPTPRRHRSRSSATKRYRRHRSRSSSLSPVHKSSSSSLGSIEQKNVVDKQRKEEEKKRRQQEAELKLIEEETAKRVEEAIRKRVEESLNSEEVQVEIQRRLEEGRKRLNVEVTAQLEKEKEAAVIEAKRKEEQARKEKEELERILEENKRKTEEAQRREALEQQRREEERYRELEELQRQKEEAMRRKKQEEEQERLNQIKLLGKNKSRPKLSFALGSK